In the Calditrichota bacterium genome, one interval contains:
- a CDS encoding YdeI/OmpD-associated family protein — protein sequence MKEKRARLKRDIYPMPDFVKLALENNKLTDKYFERPPYQQNDYIGWITRAKREETKQKRLNQMLEELKGGKIYMKMKWKSKS from the coding sequence ATGAAAGAAAAGCGTGCTCGTTTAAAAAGGGATATTTACCCTATGCCAGATTTTGTCAAATTGGCACTGGAAAATAACAAGCTAACGGATAAATATTTTGAAAGACCTCCTTATCAGCAAAATGATTATATTGGCTGGATAACCCGCGCAAAAAGGGAAGAGACAAAGCAGAAACGGCTTAACCAAATGCTTGAAGAATTAAAAGGGGGAAAGATATATATGAAAATGAAATGGAAATCCAAATCTTAG